Below is a genomic region from Helianthus annuus cultivar XRQ/B chromosome 2, HanXRQr2.0-SUNRISE, whole genome shotgun sequence.
TATTTCAGGTTACGTTCTTGCACTTTATTTGCACCAACTTTATCCGCGTAATACATTCATCAAACAGCTTACATAAAAACAAAActtaaattaatatatattataaaatacCATACCTTTTGTTCAAACCAACATTTTCAAATACTAACTCACCTATCAGTATCACCACCATAAAGCAACCACACTCTTCCTTTTAACGCCATTGCACACGCCGGCGAGGCAGCAGCAACCACATGGGTAACCAACATATTCTCCTCCTAATCCTCTTCTCCTCCATATCACTCAGATCCTTCTCCGCCGCTGACGACGGTTGCCGACCAGCCGCCTGCGGCCCAACCGAACCAGTAATCCGGTTTCCTTTCCGCCTCACCGGCCAGCAACCGTCCCGGTGCGGTTATCCCGGCTTCAACCTCTCCTGTAACAAACAAAACAGAACAATAATCCGGCTTCCGTCATCGCGTTCACACATCGTTAACAGAATCAACTACATCTCACAGGTTAGTTTCCTGTTTCCTAACAAATTAAGCCAAAAAATACTTCAAATCACTTCATAATATCAAGTAATCGAATATTAAACGATTAATCACAGGTTTGTTTCCGAAGAGAATTAGGCAAAAAGCAGTTGAAATCACTTTATATATCAATTAATCAAATAGTCAAAACATGATTCAAATGTTTGATTTAGTCATAATTGGTAAATGATTTACAGGTGATCTACATAGATCCAGATTTCTGCCAGACAAAGAAAATCAAGGGATTCAATCTAACCGACACACCGTACGACTACAGTAGCGTACGGAGCTACAGTTTTTACAAGTGTACATCACAGAATTTTGGTTTTATGTATCCAGCTGTGCCGTTTCCGTGCCTTAGTGGCGGGAATTACTCGGTGATTGCTGTTAGAAGCGGGTTGTTTCCGCGTGGAAACATGCCGGCGAGCTGTGaagagatgaagatgatcgaTCTGCCAGTACGGTGGAATGGGGATATTAGAACGGAATTGGAGTTGATGTGGTTTACTCCGGGTTGTAGAGGTTGTGAAATTGAAGGTAGAGGTTGTGGATGGAATAATGATGGAGAAGTTGGGTGCCTTGGTTCTTCTCGTGGTAAGGTTTTTTCATTGCTAATCCAAAACTACATCTTTTGGATCTTTCCGTAATAAAAATTCCAAATGTTAATCCGTAATCAAAGTTAATTTAAAAAACCCAATGAGTTTCTATCTTTGAGTGAGAAAAAAAGTTTGATCTATGTGGATTGTTAGGGGTGCAATGCAAACGAGCctagccaagctcgagctcgagctcgtttaacatatgaaagctcgagctcggctcgaaggtaatttttcaagctcgagctcggctcgactcatttagtatttattaattaatttatattaattataattattgttatacatataatttagttatattttttatagttatataaatgataattattattattattatataaatatatgtttaa
It encodes:
- the LOC110921565 gene encoding putative RING-H2 finger protein ATL21A → MGNQHILLLILFSSISLRSFSAADDGCRPAACGPTEPVIRFPFRLTGQQPSRCGYPGFNLSCNKQNRTIIRLPSSRSHIVNRINYISQVIYIDPDFCQTKKIKGFNLTDTPYDYSSVRSYSFYKCTSQNFGFMYPAVPFPCLSGGNYSVIAVRSGLFPRGNMPASCEEMKMIDLPVRWNGDIRTELELMWFTPGCRGCEIEGRGCGWNNDGEVGCLGSSRGFPRSAKYGLSLGIGVPVSVCIIGLICYAATRVRERSETHHQSTDLFSIGIVPQSLSSTGLDKSTIESYQKTTLGESCRLPNDDSTCVICLSDYKPKESLRTIPECNHYFHADCIDEWLKLNATCPVCRNTPESSSLVTPCSSTSTTSSVDSS